Below is a genomic region from Pleuronectes platessa chromosome 18, fPlePla1.1, whole genome shotgun sequence.
TGCATGTCGGGAAAAATGTGCAGTTCCTCAGGGCATCACAACCTGTTCCACATACCCGAGAGCAACAGTGCTTTGCTGTGTGCAGGAGCCATTATTCCACACACAGCAACCCACCCTCAAAAACCTCTCATCCTGATGTGGTTGCACAGATTGACTTATTTTTCAGTGCGGACTATTCTCAGAATTTTGATGGTCCATCTATGAATCTTCCCTCAGGTTCGGCCGTGGCCTGGTGGCTCGGGCTCGTGTTGGCCACTGTGCACCTGTGGAATCTCAATGTGACTCGTATCCAGAGAACCCAGGACATGTTTGTCCGGAGGCTGTACGAAGGAGCGTTCATCGAGCAGTCCCTGCTCCTCAACACCCGCTACGACATCCAGTccaaacacaagaagaagaagtgagtgTTCGTGGTGCACGCGAGGGAACAGTCTCCCATCTCGTTCCATTATTACGACAATTTGTGCGATTTCACTAATTTTCAATTATGCAAATCCTCTCATGTGCAGTTTTAAGAGCTTGGACCCGGTGATGTTGTATCTGTGTGCGACCATGTGGCACGAGACCTACGATGAGATGATGAACATCATTATATCGATTTTCAGGTGAGTTAACTGGAAAtcatcaaggcccaacagtctcctcacgaaaacacatttaaattcagtagATCCGTAATtttatctgcaccaaattgcacaaagtCATAAATATCCCTTGTTtatgatccatgaattattctccgGGTAAGACAAGGACAACGTTGAGGAATGCAATGTTAAGTAAAGTGACTCCTAGAACCACCACCTGATCCGGATCTGGACCAGGAGTTCTTGCCTGATCCATGCCACCTTCCTCCACCAAGTAGCACTCTGTACAGGAGATTCTTCACAAACAAGACAACATGCAAAGCTCATAGCTCCTCTGCTTGTGTCTCTGATCCCTGCAGAATGGACAGGTACAGACCAAGGACAAATCCCAAGTTCGACGATTTCTCCTTCGAAGCCCACATATACTTCGATGATGCGTTCGAGGGGAGTCAAGTGCGTCGCCTCAACAAATACGCAAAGGACCTTGTGGTAATCTTGAAAGAAGTTTACAGGTAAGAACCGGTCAACTGTACATTTTACTGTTAATCCCGAGAGTGATGTTTGGCAGACCTCCAGAAAAACGAAATGTTCCTCTCGTTCTCCGTCCTCAGCATCTTTACAAACGTTGATGAAAAGTTCTTCGTGAAGCGGCATTACTTCCCCGACCAGAAGCTCATCACGACACCGTACGGAGGTCGTCTGGTCATCACCATGCCTCAAGGGAACCACATCTACGTTCACTTCAAGGACAAAGACCTCATCCGCCACAGGAAGAGATGGTCTCAGGTAGGAAAAGAACAAACTAGAGGTAGAATTACACACATCGCATATTTAAAAATTCTGAATATTAGATTATGACATTTCTTTTGCCTTCTAGGTTATGTACCTTTACTATCTCCTGGGCTGGAAACTCATGTCTAAGTTTCATGGCCGCTGGCAGAAGGGATGTGACGAGAAGGAGCTGAGGGCAGAGGTCCAGGTCAGACTCCAGGGAAACCTGAACATTCATGCagatcatttctaattaaagcATGAAAGATGTTACTCTTACAATTTAAACCAAGTgaactgtttgtgttgctgcagaaagagaagcacAACACCTACATCCTGGCTCTAGATGGAGACACAGACTTCCAGCCGGCCGCTGTGGTGCTGCTCATGGATCGTCTGAAAGTGTACCCACGTGTCGGGGCAGCTTGTGGGAGGATTCACCCGACGGGATCAGGTCGGCATCGAGTAACGAAAAGAAAGATCAATTCAAACGGAGGAAAAAGGAACGATTTGAGTTAAGGTTGACGGTATCTGTCTTTCCTCTGCAGGTCCTGCCGTGTGGTTCCAGAAGTTTGAGTACTGTATCAGTCACTGGCTGCAGAAGACAGCGGAGCACGTGATTGGCTGCGTGCTGTGCAGCCCCGGCTGCTTCAGCCTGTTCAGAGCAGAGGCCCTGATGGACGACAACGTGATGAAGAGATATTCCACCAAGGCCATGGAGGCGAGCCACTACATCCAGTACGACCAAGGTAACGGACGCTGTTAGATGGAATGTCCTGTCTGTCTGAGGtcttctccgtcctcctctcacACGTACTGACCCCTGCAGGTGAGGACCGCTGGCTCTGCACGCTGCTGCTGAAGcaggggtggagggtggagtACAACGCCGCCTCCGACGCCTACACCAACGCACCTGAAGACTTCAAAGAGTTCTACAACCAGGTGAGAGCTGCAGGTCTTCAAACCCTGTTCACCAATATTTTGATGCCAACGGGATACAGTCATGCTAATGTTTATTTACCAATGGTAGCGACGCCGATGGGGACCATCCACAATGGCCAATGTGGTGGATCTGCTGGGCTCCACCACGACCATTTGCAAGAAGAACCCGTCCATCTCAAAACCCTTCATGTTCTACCAGCTCTTTGCCATGGTCTCAGCCGTTCTGGGACCTGCTACCATCTGCCTTTTAACTGCAGgttggtttttatttattgcaaTATAAGCCCTTTGCTCAATGGTAAGAGCTACATGTAAGACCAACCCTGCGTCTGTTCCTGTTCCTCTGTGTCATCCAGGAAGTCTGGCCTTCATCTTTGACATGCACAGCGCTGCAGCTCTGGTGATCGCTGTGATTCCTCCAGTCATCTACCTGGGCCTTTGCTTCAAGCTGAAGGCAGACACTCAGATCAATGTGGCAGCAGGTTTAAGCATCGCATATGCATTCCTCATGTTGGTGGTGACGATGACCATCATCGGTAAGTTGTGCTAGAACCAGTATAACTAATTACGTCACATGTGGAGCTACTTGATTCTGATTGTGCTGCTTTTGGGCCTTTTTCTTCTGTCAGGTTCAATGATCAAGGACCAAACCATCCTGACACCCAGCAGCATTTTCGTCATCGCCATGGCCTGCATTTATATCATCACAGCAATATTGCATCCTCAGGAATTCCACCTTGTGTTCTACGGCTTTCTCTACATCCTGTGCATTCCCAGCGCTTACCTCCTGCTCACCATCTACACCATGGTCAACATGAACAACGTGTCCTGGGGCACCAGGGAGACGAAACCGGCCGGTGAGGCTGCCGCGCCCAAAGCGCCCACCCCCCAGGTGACAACGCAGAAAGGTGAACTTCATTAACAAGCCACTTACACTCAAAACCAAGACCACTATGTtagttttgattgattgaactgaagttgtttttcttctctcaggCAAAAGCGCCGCCCAGCGTCTCTCCACATGGTGGAAATGTTGTAAAAAGCCGAGTCAGAGGTCTGAAGATCCGCAGCTGACTGTGAGCCAGGAGATCATGGTCCCAGACCCCGAGCAGGCCGAGCCTCTGCCCCAGAACACCATCGTGGAAGACAGGCTcccagaggaagagcagaggtaCGTTCTGAGGGTCAGACATTGATTGACATGAAAGTCTTATAAAGCGTGAGGTGATACTAATACTCTGTCTGTTTGCGTTTCAGTCTGGCAACACCTGCTTTCGACTGTCCGAGCCAAAGTAAGTTCTCCCGGAAAAAATCCCTGGAAGcttatttttgtgtaaaataCTTTGAGCCATTTGCAGATGTGACGTTGACTCACACTTGTCTCGCTCTGATCTTCAGGTTGGATCACGGAACTGCAGGAGTTGTCCACAGAAatgcagctgctggaggaaacTCTGGACGAGGTGCATTTCTCTCTTCTGATTGATCGGTTTCATTGAATATCACATTTGAACCAGCCTTGTCCAGGAGAGAGTGATGGTGATGGTGTTAATATATCGAGAGACAAACTAAAACaaggttttctgtgttttcctgcaggaggagcaggggttCTGGATCGGACTGCAGGAGAAGTACCTGAAACCTCTGCCCGacgacaaagagagacagaagaagatCGCCAACGACCTGCGGGAGCTCAGGAACAAGGTCAGAGTCAAGACGTTGAGTGCAGCTCCCACCTGAGACCAGAGGGCAGTCAACCCTGATTCTCATCTCTTCCTTCTCATCACACACAGATCAACTTCGCCTTCTTCATGATGAATGCCATGTGGCTGGTGGCGACCTTCACCCTGCAGATCTTCAACGGCGTCTTCGCCATCAAGCTCCCAAAAGTCACGCTGGACCTGGTAGACACCGGAGAAGACGCTCAAATCGACCCCATCGCCTTCATGTTCATTCTGGGATTCGCTTCGTCGGTCATCATTCAGTTCTTTGCCATGATTTACCAGAGGTGACCACTTGTTTGTTTCTCCACCTTGTGATGCTCGTGATGTTCCCACTTCCcaactgaaataataataacctgtttcttttttgtgtttatccAGATTTAACACCCTGATCCATTTTGTATCCTTCCTGGACAGTGAGCCCAAAGAACTAAaacccaaaaaaataaaatacaagaaaGGCAAAAAGGTATTTACAACCACTACTAATACTAATCTACACGAGTCCATAGAATCTAGTACAGTTAAAAACGTCACGGGAGCTCAGGTCATGAGAGGTTTTCCCAAACAACTGTTATAAGACTTTTATTTACCTAGGTTCACAAAGCAGTGAACCAGTGCAATGAACTTTGCATTCAGGATCATCATGTGTCTTTGATCAATTGTCAttctaaaaataatttaaacctGCTCAGAGAACAATGTGTTGAATTTACCTAATGATCGGGGCTGGTGCATCTAATTGGAAGGCAAACACTTTAATTGCTCTAAGTGGTGGAAATATAATGATCTGTTGTTTTGAGGTCCACCGCACCCTGCAGGAGGCTGCCAGCAGGTGTGGTGCTGTTTTCACTTTACTAATGTTCATGCAATCTCCTCCCAGGGCTTCTCGGCCGACTCCAGCTCCACCATCGGCTCCGACTCCGCCATCGACTCCGGCTCCGCCATCAGCTCCGGCTCCGCCATCAGCTCCGGCTCCGCCATCAGCTCCGGCTCCGAATACGACTCCGGCTCCGAATACGACTCCACAGATTTTGAGGAAATGGACTTTAATTCGAGGTTTTACAGTTACACTCTTGATGAAGGGACTGGGGTGTGAACACAGACTCTCAGCACACGCAAAACCATTTTAGAACTTGGAAATTCCTGCTGTTGATAAGATTTTAAAAgtgtatttacattatattttatttatgtgaaatCTTCATTTATTCAAGTGAATTCCTTTATAGAGATTTGTTGAACCTTTGCACGAAAAGAGAAAACGACTCCGGGGCAAAGCAAGGAACAACACAACCTGTTGTTATGAAGGATCTGTTCTGTTACACAGTAAATCTTCTATTTGTAATGTGAAGAGGAATGAATGAGGTTCAGTGTTCGCTGACTTGATGAAGTTATTTTAACGGTGAAGAAAAGTCAGGGGAGTCtgatttatgtttgtgttttcatctaaTCTTATATTTATTGATAATCACACTAAAGGGAAACTGTTTTGGTGCCTTTAATTTCTAAAGATTTATTAGTGCAGTCTTCTTCTCTACTTCTGTCGGTGTAGAATAAACACGTGAGCTTAAAGTGTTTGCTGACTTCCAAAGAGaaatctcttcttttttaaatataagcTACTCTCGTGCAACACAGAAACTGTAGAGAGCAAATATAGCAGTTATAGATTAGggtcttttttaatatttatttttgaatgaatgAGAAAGAAGAGGCTTACAAACCAAGAATTTTGTTTCTTCCTTTTACACTTAATATGACAATGTGATTCGTCTGTTACTCATTATGTTCCTGTCTGTTTGTAAAAAAGCACTTTGTCATGAAGACTATGTCGAATAAActttcaataaaacattttcggGGATAACTCGCTTTTATTTCTactacagtttttcacaatttttaacacacgtttttcaaaacaataacggctttctcaaaactgcacacagacaactgaaaaccccacacacaaaatgctaaacctgacactccctttgcaagatgactctttgccatcaaatctcttacctgttcacaaaatggaactcgtgttttcatttggtacacacagccatattttcaaatgacacacacataccagtcattgggaacacacaactaagcatttgcttgcacactaccaagcatttacagcacaatgaagtgcaaaactgaaaacacaatcatcaaaatggaacacaccatatgaatgaatgagccatttctccttttgtaaaatgtctcagtgtaggcctacttttttcatagtcaaacataaaacagcacacaaatatgcagcataaaaaggtttatttctgtacacacagagaacagtacagaactgtaaaccggcctactcaacaattacagtttttcacaatcgttaacacacgtttttcaaaacaataacggctttctcaaaactgcacacagaaaactaaaaacctcacacacacaatgctgacaggcctcgacactcacgtcaccacaggcctcctccatggcctggagcagtgggacccggtcctgtgggttccgttcatacaccttccacctccaagctgaaaataattcctctataggattcaggaaaggagaataaggttgaaggtatagaatggaaaaatgtgggtggtcctggaaccactcccgctcacattgaaagctcacattgtcccagatggaCAACGTGAtggatccactgtgggtcatctgtctggtcaggtggtaccagcaggtcatgcaggccatccaggaagacgaggagacgggcagcgttataggcccctaggtgggcatgatgGTGCAAgaccccatggtgattcattgcagcacacatagtgatgttcccaccacgctggccggggacctcaacaatggccccgctggccaatgaggtttctgccccgtcacctcctcttcaccaggttgaatcccacctcatcaataaagatgtactggtacaactcatgagctgtgtcatgctcctggatcagcatgagaatgcaagttacagtatggacacagagaggtcaacacagtgggctacagtgagacactgtagaaaaggaacaatattggattacaggtacaatacatgcatgtgtcagtgctgaatgtttgtacttacaagcacaaactctcaccataactccttgatgcctgtgttccgttcaaatgggaccctgaacacttgtttcatccacatggcattcctatgaagaatacagtccaatgacggtctggacgttttgtaaatgtagcatggtcagctaggatcctagtttttatttgtctgagtgtgatagagttgttctcacgaaccatatctacagtttcagtctcctgttcggctgtgaaaatgcggtgaaattgctcaacagacctgaatgtttagagatttgagtatttgtgtgttgtaggttgatgcttggagattttacttgagaagtgtgtgcaacaactgaacattgtgtgtagtgttttgacaacaaggtgatgtgtaattgacatcagagtgtaaagaatgaaagtcagagtctaatgcagataagggagtgtgaagtagtgccaacttgggtcgagcgattggtacatgaagtgaaggttgtgcaaattgtgccgaattttcgctttttgtgtgttaacaactgagaaaaactgtaaccaAATCATTTGAAATAAGTTTGTTTACAAAGGTACAAACGATCAAACAAACTATCGGCCAGAAGTGAAAAATGAACCTGCTGTGGAAACGTGACTCTATGAACCTCCTGCATCCTCATTAGGAAAATACCTCAGTGTAATTGGTTCTGTTGCTTCCAAACTACAATTAATGCATATTTCTCCAAGACATGTCATCCACGCTCTTACGTGAAGGAAAGAACGAACGTCAGACTGTTCTCAGATCAGCTCAGAGGTGAAACCCTCTCATCCTGCTCTCATGCTAATGACTTAATTACGACTACGCCTGGAAATAGGGCGTGTAGTCGTAATTAAGCAGAACAAGAACACACGTCATTAAAAAGTACTTTTATTCTTAGGGCAAGAACACACACTTGTTCGAGGAACTGTTGACATATTCAAGTGACTGGTGTTAATtcaaaatatgattaaaatgtgttttaaagtgtttaaaaacAGACTCTCAGTCCCCTTAAGTTGACCTTGGATTCTGcctttcccacaatgcaacacaacATTGTCTTTCATTGGACGTCAAATCCAGTTGAATCCAGAAATCTGTGGCAGGCTGGAACTCAACCTgaaccttggtggaggtttgaccTTCTAGTTTTATGCGTTGAAGTAAACAAGTTGCCGTCAGGTCACAGTCTGTGATGATTAATCAGTTTTTAACGAGGCTGTGTTGTTGTCTCTTAGTTTGGTGCCTGGTGCAGAGTCAACTCAACTTGAATTATCAAACTACAACACtatgaatgagtgaatgttaACAGGTTTGTTTCAGGTTTGCCATTATGACCTCTCATTTATAAGGTGATGCTACTTTAGGAATGTATTAATGATACTGTTTGCATTACACTGTCACATAACcattaattatcattattatcgtCATTACTAATGGATTATGCACTTACATTAAAGGTGCATAGTTTGAAGAGGCATCCACGCAGTTCCATTGTAAGAGGAATTAGTGGAAGACTAAACACAACAGGGCAGTAATCAATGGGTAGCTGAGGACAAGGTGGGGCCCCTGCAACTCATCATTCTCTATAGGAACCGGAAATCATTAGGGCATTAGGGCCCTGCCTGTAAATCTGATCTAACAAGGACAAACATTTACTCCAGTTtaatcatctgtttgtttgcagaCAGAGTTTGTGCAGGAGCGAGTTGTCCTCGTTCATTTAGGCTTAGGGCTAAGCCTTCACTCGGTGAAAGGTTATGTCGCAGCTCAAACTTTTTCAAAGTTGAAGTCCAGTCTTACCCACACTTTGATTTCCCCCTCGCCACAGGAAGCAGACGTTTTATTCTCCTCCTCGCTCACACAGATCAAACGTCTTCGAAGGATCACACGTGTCAGCGTTAGGCCTCACAACACCAGCAGGTTCTGAGTGAAGACATGTTTCAGATTAGATTTAGGTTTAGTATAAGGTTAAGTTTAAGTTTGTCTTAAGGTTAATGTTAAGGTGAAATGTAGGTTTAGGCTAGGGGGGTTAAGTTAGGTCTAGGTTTATGTTTTGGTTAGGTTTAAGATTAGGCTCAGGTTAAGGTTCAGTTTagattaaggttaaggttaaggttaaggttaaggttaaggtttaggttagggttaaggtcagGTTAGATAAGTCTCCAGGAATTCAGCATAAGTCAATGTAGTGTCCTTATGGAGTAATGGAGACacaactctgtgtttgtgtgtgtgtgtgtgtgtgtgtgtgtgtgtgtgtgtgtgtgtaaattaatTCACCAACAATCTTAAATTAAAAACTGTTCAAATGAAATGATCGATAATTGACTTAAATAGGAAATATATATCAGGTTAAATTTGGCTGTAAACAAAGAGCAACTTGTTTAAAGTGAAATTCAGAGGAAAGTCACATCAGAGGTGATTGTTCCTTTGTTCCTCTTTAATATCTGAGTTTCACAGTAATTCAGATGCAGTAGAAActtctattttcttttcctgttgCAATTAAATCATCACATTTTCACTCTGAGCTCATCTGACCTAAGTTTTGAAATGTTTCTGATAGTGAAACTTCTAATTCGCTGGTTTCACAACCTCGTAAGTCATCCAGTTACTAGTGAGACGATCACatcctcttttctctgtttgtcttttctttctgttaGTATCTGTCACTCAAGCGTCATTGTGTTGTGTCCTGCTGATGTGTGAGTCACCTGCAGAGCACACGTGTGTTTCATGAGCCGGTCTATAAGAATCAAGCTTCTTCAGGAAACGCTCCTGatgcagaaaatgaaaacatacatgAACTGTTGAGTTTCACTCTATCTGAGCGTCTGTCTGCAGTCAGCGTCAGGAATAAAGTTATAACTGTGTTTCCTCAGAAGTGTCTCACTTCCCTTCACCGTCCTTCCCTGCGTCTACACTTGGTTCCACTTTTCATCCGACACGTTAATCACATGCATCAAACATGTGCAGGAAAATCTGATGTGTCTGTGGCGTGTCTGTGAGGATCAGCTGTCTGTGAGGATCAGCTGTCTGAAGCGGCCAAGCaggaagtacaaatacttctgTAAAGTTACGTTAAGTTGATATTTCAGGTATCTGTAGTTTACTTGAAtctttatttatgatttttctACTTGCAACATTTTAACGCTAATATCTGAATGTTATTTTTGCTCCATCACAACTTTAACAATCGGTCAGTTGGAATACAGAAGTTTTATTATCACAAACACGATctacacacaacacatcaaactaGTAACACCTTTTTTTTCGggttatttcctgtttttagaAAATCTGTCAATGTTTATCACAAACACCTCCGCCAGAGAGAATGTGTTTTCATCCCCCTCTCATTATTCATAAGCAAGTGACAAAAAGATATGAACATTaaacttttacattacattacatttagctgaagcttttatccaaagcaacttacaataagtgcatcaaccccgagggaacagacccagaacaacaagaatcaagaaagtacaatttcttcaaaaataaagcaaaactacaaagtgctataagtaagtgccattaagtgctactaaattgttaattTCTTTGAATATATCTCTTGAACTACATACTGCAAACACataattttcttcttctctgtctgtaaCAGACGgatattaatgagtgtgtgtaaattggtgcagatccaaataaagatTTCAATGTGGTTTAGCACCTCTAGTGGAAATTCCCTGGACTGTTGCCAGGACGTTGTGTCACTGACGATGAACTGATTCCAAAAGTTCGTTTcccttttcatttatatttctttcaGCTTCATTCTGAAAGACATTCactgtccaccccccccccccctcctcttcacaGTGATTTAAACCACGTCACGTCCGACCGATCGGTCTGAGACGTTCAAACTTTAACTACGTCCACCGCTGCCAGACTCCTTCTGGTCACCACGCCAGCGGTTTGTCTCGATGCTCCACTGTCGTCCAGCTCGTGGGACTGGGTCGTCTGTCCGTCCACGTCCTCTGCCAGAGCCTTTCTGAACACCCCCGACAGACTCTGCCTGAAGCGCCCCCTCACGTTCAGCCCCATGCAGAAGTACAGCAGCGGGTTGATGCAGCTGTTGAAGTAGGCCATGCTCTTTGCCACAGGGTGCCATATCTTCACCACCTTGTTGTCACTGTCCACCATCTTCACCAGCTGGAGGCAGTGGTACGGAGCCCAGCACAGGAAGAACGCAATCACCAAGGACGCTAATATACGTAGAGGACGCTTCTTCCCAGACAGGCGTGTGCGGCGGATGCCAAGGCCGGTGAGGAGGTAGCACAGGAGGATGACCAGGAAGGGCAGCATGAAGCCACAGGTGAAGCGGATGGAGTAAAGAGCCACTTTGGTGCTTTCGTCGCCCTGTGACGTCTCCTTCACCTCAAAAGAACACTTGGTCTGGTTGTTCTTCCCCAGGTAGACCCGCCGGTAGACGAAGTACGGAGTGCTGAGGACCAGGGACGCCGCCCACACGCAGGCCGCCACCAGCCTCGCGGCACACAGGGTGCGCCGGCGCTTGGTGAAGACGGGCAGCCAGACGCAGAGCGCCCGGTCCACACTGATCACCGCCAGCAGGAACACggagcagaacatgttggcGTATTTGAAGAAGCCGTTGAACTTGCAGAGGAAGACGCCGAAGGGCCATTTTTCAAAGAATAACTTCTTGATGAGGGAGAAGGAGCGAGTGACGCAGAAGATCAGGTCGGCTATCGCCAGGTTCACCAGCCACACGTTCATGGCGCTcggctgaggaggaagaaaagaaaagagcagaaaCATCAGGTTTCTCTCCTGAGCCATGAAGTTCAAGCTTCTGCGTTTGACTGACCTCAACTGAAACAACTGGTATTTAGGTTCTCGTGAGAAAACTCCCTCGAACAGTTTGACGCAATTCTAGTTGTGAGAAACCGTAACAACACTTTCCTGCAGACAACTCTTCAGTCGTGAAACCCTGAGGTGCAGGAGGTCAAAGTATTAATACCTCAAATTAAAGTAGGTGCAGCATCTTACTTCAGTTAATGAACACAAAAgttttacagtatttaaatCAGACGAACCCAATGCAGAGAGGCTTGTGAGTGTAAGTACATCTACAGTATAACACATGTAAAATACACTCATGGGTCATAGCCCCGACACGTTATACCCACCTTGAGCTTGAATCCAGCCACCCAGATGACCACGGAGTTCCCGGTGATGCCGAGCACCACAGTCAGTGTGTAGAGGACGACGGTGACGGTGTCCATGATGGTGTCCATGTCCACCGTTGTCCTGTGGTCGTCCTCAGAGGACTTGAGGATGTGGAGCGGCACGGAGGCGTTAGGAGACATTGTGAGGCTGCAGACACAGAATCAAACTTACatcatatttaaatacagaaattAATTCCAGTCATCAGGGACACGCTGGTCCTCCTTGAAAAAACATGGAGACATTACTGAGTATGTCtagaagaaaatatatatttatttaataccaCCACTGAAGGAGCGTTGATATACTTAAGAGCTATAAACATATCTAAGAATTATCACataatattttaatgtattaaatatagatttgtagttttcctgtttcttcttctttcttctgtttttcagtTTCAACAACTCCTGAATATTTCATCTGATTCCTAAATTCACGAGAGGTAAATAATGCCCATTTTATTAGATGCACAAATCTGACCCGAAATAAGTACACAACAGAACTGTGACATGACACCACTACATTTTATAAGCTAAGAGCGATAATTCTGCTGACCCACatctaacacaacacaacacacacacacacacacaaacaaacacacacacacagagtttattATAAGCCTATGCACACAAACCTTGACACATTCTCATACACAATGACTCAGCTGGGTACATTTGACTcgtccacaacacacacacacacacacacacacacacacacactcacacacacacacacacacacacacacacacacacacacacacacacacacacacacacactcacaccaggaAAAGGGGAAACAGCTGAATTTCTTCCACTCCTCAGACATTTAGTGAGACCTGAGAACATTAAATTAAACCTCTGAAAGGAACAATGGTGAACACAATatagaataatacaaaatagcctgaagaagaagaaggaattCTGAGTAAAGAGGCTGAGGTGATATTTCATCCATCGATACTCACTCATAACAGTGGAACTAAATTCAGTGGAAGAGCAGTTTACAGAAGGAAGGCTCTGCCCTCAAAGGGGAAATGATTATGACGACAGACAACAATACAGcttttcacaaacaaacagtaataATAGAGGTGGTTTAAATgatattaaataaacatgatataaatataaatctatatatCTTCAGGCACAGAACAAAACATTAATTTTAGAGGCGTTGAAGACGAGAActttctttgtgtatttatactAACAGAAGAATCTGAAGATGGATCGATGTGGTTTAGTATCATGGGATTCTGTTTTATTGATGTAGGGTGCCCCCTGGTCCCTTTTGCCC
It encodes:
- the LOC128461448 gene encoding chitin synthase chs-2: MEEDKDLSRAWDTCREVPVIEDEHTPWKLIKLLKVIVLLLVALLVFGLALCSKTSFLLLITLANEGTQVLSSEQKPVALLCIGCSLIASSVLILLKSLWKVCYNSSKLPGKKTIAMVLFFEFLVSAGAAILTIVAMPHLDIVTNVTILNGVAVLSTLLQVTAQCKAKEKNQYLLPSISAFLLILLGYILFIVLYIMKDPTDLKMLTWVGLAVGASFLVSFNWWENYFKVISKDSSSVFLKDICKDTTRCQNVLQILSSLLRIVVTACVLGAYVPLAKMDWDIVTSIPSRETQIIVIIIGVQLVSSALCHRLAVAGCKMHALRRCFILPLYLASLAVMALLVVPVIVYYQQYRVDQNGTDFTSYCHVVVNGTSRNLNGSVFPQLVLDVTQTLCFLDMSKITDIGLLTGSAVAWWLGLVLATVHLWNLNVTRIQRTQDMFVRRLYEGAFIEQSLLLNTRYDIQSKHKKKNFKSLDPVMLYLCATMWHETYDEMMNIIISIFRMDRYRPRTNPKFDDFSFEAHIYFDDAFEGSQVRRLNKYAKDLVVILKEVYSIFTNVDEKFFVKRHYFPDQKLITTPYGGRLVITMPQGNHIYVHFKDKDLIRHRKRWSQVMYLYYLLGWKLMSKFHGRWQKGCDEKELRAEVQKEKHNTYILALDGDTDFQPAAVVLLMDRLKVYPRVGAACGRIHPTGSGPAVWFQKFEYCISHWLQKTAEHVIGCVLCSPGCFSLFRAEALMDDNVMKRYSTKAMEASHYIQYDQGEDRWLCTLLLKQGWRVEYNAASDAYTNAPEDFKEFYNQRRRWGPSTMANVVDLLGSTTTICKKNPSISKPFMFYQLFAMVSAVLGPATICLLTAGSLAFIFDMHSAAALVIAVIPPVIYLGLCFKLKADTQINVAAGLSIAYAFLMLVVTMTIIGSMIKDQTILTPSSIFVIAMACIYIITAILHPQEFHLVFYGFLYILCIPSAYLLLTIYTMVNMNNVSWGTRETKPAGEAAAPKAPTPQVTTQKGKSAAQRLSTWWKCCKKPSQRSEDPQLTVSQEIMVPDPEQAEPLPQNTIVEDRLPEEEQSLATPAFDCPSQSWITELQELSTEMQLLEETLDEEEQGFWIGLQEKYLKPLPDDKERQKKIANDLRELRNKINFAFFMMNAMWLVATFTLQIFNGVFAIKLPKVTLDLVDTGEDAQIDPIAFMFILGFASSVIIQFFAMIYQRFNTLIHFVSFLDSEPKELKPKKIKYKKGKKVFTTTTNTNLHESIESSTVKNVTGAQGFSADSSSTIGSDSAIDSGSAISSGSAISSGSAISSGSEYDSGSEYDSTDFEEMDFNSRFYSYTLDEGTGV
- the LOC128462064 gene encoding formyl peptide receptor 2 — encoded protein: MYNLTMSPNASVPLHILKSSEDDHRTTVDMDTIMDTVTVVLYTLTVVLGITGNSVVIWVAGFKLKPSAMNVWLVNLAIADLIFCVTRSFSLIKKLFFEKWPFGVFLCKFNGFFKYANMFCSVFLLAVISVDRALCVWLPVFTKRRRTLCAARLVAACVWAASLVLSTPYFVYRRVYLGKNNQTKCSFEVKETSQGDESTKVALYSIRFTCGFMLPFLVILLCYLLTGLGIRRTRLSGKKRPLRILASLVIAFFLCWAPYHCLQLVKMVDSDNKVVKIWHPVAKSMAYFNSCINPLLYFCMGLNVRGRFRQSLSGVFRKALAEDVDGQTTQSHELDDSGASRQTAGVVTRRSLAAVDVVKV